One window of the Pseudomonas sp. S04 genome contains the following:
- a CDS encoding metalloregulator ArsR/SmtB family transcription factor has translation MSPSCNPVEVFKALADDTRSRIALLITHEGELCVCELTAALDLSQPKISRHLAQLRSSGLLADRRQGQWVYYRVHPQLAPWVARLLREALVANEAWLAADIARLVAMPGRPQRCC, from the coding sequence ATGTCCCCATCCTGCAATCCCGTCGAAGTATTCAAGGCTCTGGCCGATGACACCCGCAGCCGTATCGCCTTGCTCATCACCCATGAAGGCGAGCTTTGTGTCTGTGAGCTGACTGCGGCGCTGGACCTCAGCCAGCCAAAAATCTCCCGGCACCTGGCGCAATTGCGCAGCAGTGGTCTGCTCGCCGATCGCCGGCAAGGGCAGTGGGTGTATTACCGGGTTCATCCGCAACTTGCGCCCTGGGTCGCCCGGCTGTTGCGCGAAGCCCTGGTCGCCAACGAGGCCTGGCTGGCTGCGGATATCGCGCGGTTGGTGGCGATGCCTGGCCGTCCACAACGCTGCTGCTGA
- a CDS encoding arsenic transporter — MLIASLIFLLTITLVIWQPKGLGVGWSAMLGAVLALLSGVVHLSDIPLVWEIIWNATGTFVALIIISLLLDEAGFFAWAALHVARWGHGSGRKLFAYMVLLGALVSALFANDGAALILTPIVISMLLALRFSPTATLAFVMGAGFIADTASLPLVVSNLVNIVSADFFHIGFNRYAAVMVPVNLVAVAATLAVLLWYFRRDIPQRYEPEQLAEPKTAIHDKATFFAGWAVLAILLLGCFALEPLGIPISAISAVCAALLLAIAARGHKISTRKVMKEAPWHIVIFSLGMYLVVYGLRNAGLTAYLAGWLDLFAQYGVWGAAMGTGLLTALLSSLMNNLPTVLIGALSIDASQATGVVKEAMIYANVIGSDLGPKITPIGSLATLLWLHVLQRKNIQIGWGYYFKVGIVLTLPVLLVTLAALAVRLSV; from the coding sequence ATGCTGATCGCCTCATTGATTTTTTTGCTGACCATCACCCTGGTGATCTGGCAACCCAAGGGCCTGGGCGTCGGCTGGAGCGCCATGCTCGGCGCGGTGCTGGCCTTGCTCAGTGGCGTGGTGCACTTGAGCGACATCCCCTTGGTCTGGGAAATTATCTGGAATGCCACCGGGACCTTTGTCGCCCTGATCATCATCAGCCTGCTGCTGGATGAAGCCGGTTTTTTTGCCTGGGCGGCCCTGCATGTGGCGCGCTGGGGGCACGGCAGCGGGCGCAAGCTGTTTGCCTATATGGTCTTGCTCGGAGCCCTGGTCTCGGCACTGTTCGCCAACGATGGTGCCGCGCTGATCCTCACTCCGATCGTCATTTCAATGCTGCTGGCCCTGCGGTTTTCGCCGACGGCGACCCTGGCCTTCGTGATGGGCGCCGGATTTATCGCCGACACCGCCAGCCTGCCGCTGGTGGTGTCGAACCTGGTGAACATTGTCTCGGCCGACTTTTTCCACATTGGCTTCAACCGCTATGCCGCGGTGATGGTGCCGGTCAACCTGGTGGCCGTGGCCGCGACCCTGGCGGTACTGCTGTGGTATTTCCGCCGCGATATTCCGCAGCGTTACGAGCCTGAGCAACTGGCGGAGCCGAAGACCGCGATTCACGACAAGGCCACCTTCTTCGCCGGGTGGGCGGTGCTGGCGATCCTGCTGCTGGGGTGTTTTGCCCTGGAGCCGCTGGGGATTCCCATCAGCGCGATTTCCGCGGTGTGCGCGGCGCTATTGCTGGCTATCGCTGCCCGTGGGCACAAGATCTCCACGCGCAAGGTGATGAAGGAAGCGCCTTGGCACATCGTGATTTTTTCCCTGGGCATGTACCTGGTGGTCTACGGCCTGCGCAATGCCGGGCTGACCGCCTACCTGGCCGGCTGGCTGGATCTGTTCGCCCAATATGGCGTGTGGGGCGCGGCCATGGGCACCGGGCTGCTGACGGCGCTGCTGTCGTCGCTGATGAACAACCTGCCGACAGTACTGATCGGTGCCTTGTCGATCGATGCCAGCCAGGCCACCGGGGTGGTCAAGGAGGCGATGATCTACGCCAACGTGATCGGCAGCGACCTGGGGCCGAAAATTACCCCGATCGGCAGTCTCGCGACCTTACTCTGGCTGCATGTGCTGCAAC